GCTCGTAATCATGGATAGAATTGGTGCCTGATAATACATGAAAAAATGAAATTAGTAGTTGACTTTTTTATGCTTTTGATAGATAATAACTAATGCGGTGCTTATTAGAGTGTCGTTCGAAATGAATAAGTAGTAAGCTTATCAGTTATATTACGAGGCGTGGCTCAGTTTGGTAGAGCGCTGCGTTCGGGACGCAGAGGCCGTGGGTTCGAATCCCGTCGCCTCGATTGTGAGACTCTTGTTTTTCAAGGGTCTTTTTTATGTTGTAACCCTCGGTCTCTTCTGGCCGGGGGTTCAATATTACTTATTTGCTTATTGGATATATTATACATGACCATTATTGGAATTGCATGGAATTTGAGTAAATGATATACTAAAAAAGTCGTTAGATTAGATTTTGCAATAATTAAATGAACTGGTCAACTCATCATAAAATATATCATTTGGAGCATATGATAAGTATACATAGTTTTTAGGAGAAGATTTATGAAAAATATGTCGTTAGCAGATAAAATTAACTCTTTAATTGAAAAGAATCATTTTTCCGGAGGGATCTCGATTAAGGAAAAAGGAAAGATAATTTATGAAAATGCATCAGGATATGCAGATAGAAGTAATAAAGTTTGTAATAATACGGATACCAGATTTGGAATTGCATCAGGAACCAAGTTTTTCACAGCATTGGCGATAGGGATATTGATAGAAAGAGGGAGAATATCACTTGATACAAAAGTATTTGACATCATTAAATATGATTTCCCTTTCTATTCAAAGGATATTACAATTGAGCAGTTATTGACCCATACATCGGGGATACCGGATTATTATGACGAAGACAAAATAGATGATTTTGATAATTTCTACGTTGCCATACCATGGTATGATTTAAGAGAGCCCAAGGATTATTTTCCTATATTTCCTCAGGAAGAAATGAAATTTCTTCCTGGTGAGAAGTTTTCATATTGTAACAGTGGATATGTATTATTAGCTGCCATAGTGAATGAAGTATCAGGAATCCCATATACAGAATTTGTAGAGGAGTATATATTTAAAGCGAACGGCATGAAGAATTCGGGTTTCTTTGAATTAAACAGATTACCTGAAAATACTGCCCTTGGTTATGTGAAAGACGATAAAGGCTGGCGTACGAATATATATAACTTACCAATAGTAGGAGGCGGCGATGGTGGTGCGTTTACTACGGTAGGAGATTTATATATATTATGGGATGCTTATTTCACATTTAAGATTTTATCCGAGGATTTGACAGAACTATATATAAAGCCTTATACCAAAGCGAAATCGGAAGGAGAAAATATATATTATGGATATGGGATTTGGCTAAGTAAGGAGGATAATACACTAGAAGAGTATATTGTTGGATGCGATGCTGGAGTATCTTTTAAATCCGCAGTAATAAGGAAGAATGAAGTAGTTTATACCGTGATATCCAATACCGGTGATGGAGCATGGCCTATCATAAGTGAGATAAAAGAATTCTATTGCATTTGAGAAATACCAAATTGAATACGTAAATATGGATGTACAAAAAGGCCTTACAATCTTTCGAATTGTAAGGCTTTTTTAACAGCTCCCCATGGGACTCGAACCCACGACCTACGCATTACGAATGCGTTGCTCTACCAACTGAGCTAGGGAAGCAAATATATTAGTAATTTTAACGAAAAATGCTACTCACATATTCTATTATAAACAATCAAAAATATCAAGGGCTTTTTGAGGATTTTACAATAAAAAATAATATTAGATTCCTTGAGAATGCCCTAGATTCAAGGGTTGCGATAGTTATATTTGTGATATTTTTAATCTGATGTAAAAATAAAGAGTATCACGATTAATTGTCTGTAAAAGTGGTAAAGTATACAAAAATACACATATAGTATCAAGAAATACTGATAAATTTAATTAAAAAAATAAATAGTAACAATAAGTTATGTAAAAAGTACCAAAGTTTTTCAATTCAACTGAAGTTATATTGACATATTGTAGAATCACCATATAATTAAGATAAATATGTAGAATATAGTAGAATATAGGAGAATATTGATATGATAAAGAGTAAAGGGCTACTTATCAGCTGTATTACTATTCTTATGGCGATTATTGGAGTGATCAGTTTTGCTGTTTATCGGGATTCTAAGAGGCAGCCAGTTTTTACAGAATCAGGATATATCTTAGTTTCACCTGATAGTACTTATTCTGATGCAATCAATACTCAAGTTTATTTTGAAAGCGGGACGAAATATAAGCTCGTGTATCCCGAAAAAGTAGTTTTTAAAAATCAGGAAAATGTTAAAA
The nucleotide sequence above comes from Variimorphobacter saccharofermentans. Encoded proteins:
- a CDS encoding serine hydrolase domain-containing protein; protein product: MKNMSLADKINSLIEKNHFSGGISIKEKGKIIYENASGYADRSNKVCNNTDTRFGIASGTKFFTALAIGILIERGRISLDTKVFDIIKYDFPFYSKDITIEQLLTHTSGIPDYYDEDKIDDFDNFYVAIPWYDLREPKDYFPIFPQEEMKFLPGEKFSYCNSGYVLLAAIVNEVSGIPYTEFVEEYIFKANGMKNSGFFELNRLPENTALGYVKDDKGWRTNIYNLPIVGGGDGGAFTTVGDLYILWDAYFTFKILSEDLTELYIKPYTKAKSEGENIYYGYGIWLSKEDNTLEEYIVGCDAGVSFKSAVIRKNEVVYTVISNTGDGAWPIISEIKEFYCI